A single genomic interval of SAR202 cluster bacterium harbors:
- a CDS encoding aminotransferase class I/II-fold pyridoxal phosphate-dependent enzyme — protein sequence MRFANRIAKVPPYPFVQISRKIAEKRAQGIEVLSFGIGDPDLPTPDPIIESVRQASLVKQNHRYPESEGLPDFRKAVADWYKQRFGVVIDPEKEATSLIGAKEGIGHMAFAFLDPGDIALVPDPGYPVYAIGTLFSNAVSHLMPLSEKNGWLPDLDAIPEDVARKAKVLWLNYPNNPTSAVADIAFFEKAIAFAKKYDIAVLHDACYTEVYYDGYRPVSFLQAKGAKDVGIEFHSLSKSYNMTGWRIGMAVGNAEIIKNLLVVKSNLDSGVSQAVQQMAITAMKTPQSEIDKRNLIYQSRRDRVVKALQQIGVRATAPKASLYIWAGVPKGFTSAEFAERLLEDRNVLVTPGSVYGKSGEGYIRLSLTISEANLEKALERISTWKVPAPKVAAK from the coding sequence ATGAGATTCGCGAACCGGATAGCAAAGGTGCCGCCCTATCCGTTTGTCCAGATAAGCCGGAAGATTGCTGAGAAGCGCGCCCAGGGTATTGAGGTGCTCAGCTTTGGGATCGGCGACCCGGACCTGCCTACCCCCGACCCGATTATCGAGTCGGTGCGCCAGGCCTCCCTGGTCAAGCAGAACCACCGCTACCCGGAGTCCGAGGGCCTGCCGGATTTTCGAAAGGCTGTGGCGGACTGGTATAAGCAGCGCTTCGGCGTGGTGATCGACCCCGAGAAGGAGGCCACTTCTCTCATCGGCGCCAAAGAGGGCATCGGCCATATGGCGTTCGCCTTCCTGGACCCGGGCGACATAGCGCTGGTGCCGGACCCCGGCTACCCGGTGTACGCTATCGGGACACTGTTCTCCAACGCTGTCAGCCACCTGATGCCGCTGAGCGAGAAGAACGGCTGGCTCCCTGACCTTGACGCCATCCCCGAGGACGTGGCCAGGAAGGCCAAGGTCCTGTGGCTGAACTACCCGAACAACCCAACTTCCGCCGTGGCCGATATTGCATTCTTCGAGAAGGCTATCGCGTTTGCCAAGAAGTACGATATAGCCGTATTGCACGATGCCTGCTATACGGAGGTTTACTACGACGGTTACAGGCCGGTAAGCTTCCTGCAGGCCAAGGGCGCCAAGGATGTGGGCATCGAGTTCCACTCGCTCTCGAAGTCGTACAACATGACCGGCTGGCGCATCGGCATGGCCGTCGGCAACGCGGAGATCATCAAGAACCTGCTCGTCGTCAAGTCTAACCTTGACTCCGGTGTCTCGCAGGCGGTGCAGCAGATGGCCATCACCGCGATGAAGACGCCGCAGAGCGAGATTGACAAGCGGAACCTCATCTATCAGAGCCGCCGCGACCGCGTGGTAAAGGCTTTGCAGCAAATCGGCGTCCGTGCCACCGCGCCGAAGGCAAGCCTCTACATCTGGGCTGGGGTGCCGAAGGGCTTTACCTCCGCGGAGTTCGCCGAGCGGCTCCTGGAGGACCGAAACGTGCTGGTGACGCCGGGATCGGTGTACGGGAAGAGTGGCGAGGGCTACATAAGGCTCTCGCTGACCATCTCGGAGGCCAACCTGGAGAAGGCGCTCGAGAGAATATCTACATGGAAGGTGCCCGCGCCGAAGGTCGCCGCCAAGTAA
- a CDS encoding diaminopimelate epimerase has product MKFTKMHGAGNDYVYIDARGLDGVDWPSLAVKMSDRHKGVGSDGIILATPAKKGHLQMRMFNADGSESEMCGNGIRCLTGFALTRGIVPRSTSPVTVETLAGDKIVTPKWEGDRVVAATVSMGEPKFAIEDIPAIAPGQAMLMDYPLTIDGYTFKLNGASMGNPHAVAFIDTPVDQFPLDKIGPIVERHPMFPKRVNFEIVNIIDENHVKARVWERGSGLTEACGTGACAIGAIGRLKRYTRSEVTVSLPGGDLLVRWPGEGPVILEGPVEEVFEGTWEA; this is encoded by the coding sequence TTGAAGTTCACGAAGATGCACGGCGCGGGTAATGACTACGTCTACATAGACGCGCGCGGCCTGGACGGCGTCGACTGGCCGTCGCTCGCGGTGAAGATGAGCGACCGCCACAAGGGCGTGGGTTCGGACGGCATCATCCTCGCCACGCCTGCGAAGAAGGGCCACCTGCAAATGCGGATGTTCAACGCGGACGGATCAGAGAGCGAGATGTGCGGCAATGGCATCCGCTGCCTGACCGGCTTCGCGCTGACAAGGGGCATTGTGCCCAGGAGCACGTCGCCCGTGACGGTTGAGACACTCGCGGGCGACAAGATAGTGACCCCCAAGTGGGAGGGCGACCGGGTGGTGGCCGCCACCGTGAGCATGGGCGAGCCGAAGTTCGCGATCGAGGACATCCCGGCTATTGCGCCGGGGCAGGCGATGCTGATGGACTACCCGCTCACGATCGACGGGTACACCTTCAAGCTGAACGGGGCCTCCATGGGCAACCCGCACGCCGTTGCGTTCATTGACACTCCGGTAGACCAGTTCCCGCTGGACAAGATTGGGCCGATTGTCGAGCGACACCCGATGTTCCCGAAGAGAGTGAACTTCGAGATCGTGAACATCATCGACGAGAACCACGTGAAGGCGCGAGTGTGGGAGCGCGGGTCCGGGCTGACCGAGGCCTGCGGCACCGGCGCGTGCGCTATTGGGGCCATTGGACGCCTGAAGCGATATACGCGTAGCGAAGTCACGGTGTCTCTGCCGGGCGGCGACCTGCTGGTGAGGTGGCCAGGGGAGGGTCCCGTCATCCTGGAGGGTCCGGTGGAAGAGGTCTTCGAGGGCACGTGGGAGGCCTAG